The sequence below is a genomic window from Rhizobium gallicum bv. gallicum R602sp.
CGAACGCCGCTTCTTTCTTCCCCATTCCTCAACGAGATCGCCCGAAGGCATGTCTTCGTGAAGGCGGAATGTCTGCAGCATTCGGGCTCGTTCAAGTTTCGCGGCGGCTGGTCGGCCGTTTCCGGCCTTGATCCTACAGTACGTGCGAAAGGCGTTATCGCCTTTTCGTCCGGCAACCACGCGCAGGGCGTCGCCCTTGCCGCAAAGCTTCACGGCATTCCCTCCGTTATCATCATGCCGTCCGACGCCCCGGCGCTGAAGATCGACAATACCCGCGCTTTTGGTGCCGAAGTCGTACTTTACGACCGCGCAAATGGGGATCGCGATGCGATCGGCGCCCGGTTTTCGGCTGAGCGCGGCCTCACTCTGATCAGGCCTTTCGACGAGCCGTTGGTGATTGCCGGCCAGGGCACGACGGGGCTTGAAATTGCCGAACAGGCAGAAGAGGAAGGCGTGAAGTCGGCAGAAGTGCTTGTTCCCTGCGGCGGCGGCGGGCTGACGTCCGGCATCGCGCTGGCGCTCGAAGCAAGTGCGCCGGGCTTTACCGTGCGGCCCTGCGAGCCGAAAGACTTCGACGACACCACGCGTTCACTTTCCTCCGGCAGGATCGAACGCAACGCGGCGATGACGGGCACGATCTGCGATGCAATCATGACACCGGAACCCGGCATGATCACCTTCCCGATCCTGCAGCGGCTCGCAGGGGCGGGCATTGTCGTCACCGACGACGAGGCGCTGCGCGCCATGGCGCTCGCGTTCAAACGGCTGAAGATCGTCGTCGAGCCCGGCGGGGCGGTTGCGCTTGCCGCTGCGCTTTTCCATGGCGAGGCCCTGGAAAGCGACACCGTCATCGCCGTGACCTCAGGCGGCAATGTCGAGGCGGATATCTTTGCCGCCGCTCTCGAGAAATACGGCTAACGCGGCGAAGTTAACGCCTACGCATTCTCCGATACCCGTTGCGGCAAGAAGTCCGAGATTGCCTCGCTGACAGCCCGCAGCAAGATCGAAGCGAGCCGTGCCGTCGCCGGATCAGGGTCAGCTTCGGAGCGGTGAAGCACGAGGCCCAACGACGGCAGCTCCGGCAACCCCAGTTCCGCAGGCTTCAGCGGCCTGACCTTTGCCGGCAAGCCGATCGGCGTGCGTATTGTCACCCCCAACCCGGCCGCGGTCGCTGCCCACAGCCCGCCGAGGCTCGGGCTGACGAAGGCAAGCCGCCAGGCAATATTGGCCCTGTCCAGCGCATTCGTCGCGGCGGTTCGCAGAAGACAGGGCGCCTCCAGCGAGGCGAGTGGCAGCGGCTCTCTGCTTGCGGCATTCCAGCCGGGCTCTCCTGCGGCAGGACCGATCCAGCGCATCGGCACCTCGCCGATCTTTTCGCAATGGGCGGTCAGCGTTGCATCGCTCCAAGCGAGCGCCAGATCGAGTTTCCCCGTTGTGACCCGCTCGAGCAGTTCCGCGTTGCGGACGACTCGCGCCTCGATCCGCACCTTCGGATGGGCGCGGGCGAAACGGCCGAGAACATCGGGAAGCAGATTTTCGCCGAAGTCCTCTTGTAGGCCAAGCCGCACCCAGCCTTCCAACTCGACGTTTTGGACGGCCACTGCCGCTTCGTCGTTAAGGTCAAGCAGCCGTCGGGTGTAGGCGAGCATCGTCTCGCCGGCCTCCGTCAACGCCAGGCCACGGCCAGCCTTGCGGAAAATCGGCGTACCGGCCTGCTCCTCCAGTTTCTTGAGCTGTGCGCTGACGGCCGAGGTGGAGCGCCCAAGCCGGTCCGCCGCCTTTGCAAAGTTCCCGAGTTCCATTCCGGTCGCGAAGGTTCGCAGTACATCGAGGTCGAAGACCATCCTACGCATTGCTTAATCCCATTTTTCAGGACAATTAATCCACAAAATTCTGATTTTCAGCATCATCGTGGCGTGCGAGGATTATGAAGTCAAGGTTGGATTAGCAAGGAAAAGGAGGCTCCAAATGCCTTTCGTTCGAATCTCTCTGCTGAAGGCAAGTCGCCGGATTATCTCCGTGCGCTCTCAGACAACATTCATCGTGCCATGGTCGAGACGTTCGACGTCCCTCCGAATGACCGCTTTCAGGTCATTCATCAGCATGAGCCTGGTGAACTGATCTTCGACCGCCACTATCTCGGGGGCCCGCGTTCGGACGATTTCGTGCTCTTTTCCATCACCGCGGGCAAGCCCCGCACGACCGGGATGCGCAAGGCCTTTTACCGGCGTGCGGCCGATCTGCTTGGGCAGTCTCCGGGCCTGAGATCTGAAGATGTGATGATCGTGGTCAATACCACCTCTCCGGAAGAATGGTCATTCGCCAATGGCGAAGCCTCGATGACGGAACCAGGTTGGCAAATCCGAGCGCGCGCGCCGATGGAGCCATCCCGATGATCGCCATGCAATACGGCTTCACGCTGCCGGCGGATTATGACATGACGATCATCGATCGCCGGATCCGTGACAAGGGGCCAATGCTGGACGGCTTTTCGAATCTTGGCTTCAAGGCCTACCTCAGCGCCCGCAAGGGCGAATTCGGCAGCCGGGAGAACCTCTATGCTCCATTCTATCTTTGGAGGCAGCCGGAAGGCGCCAGCGATTTCCTCACCGGGCCCGGTTTCGAAGGGCTGACGCAGTCTTTCGGCTGGCCGAAGGTAAGGCACTGGCTGGTATGGAATGCCGAGGTCGCGGACTTGCGAGCCGCAAAGTTTGCAAGCTGCGATATTCTGCCGATCCCGGCCTACGCGCCGCTTGCCGAAATCCGCAGGGAGGAGGTCACGCGGTCACATGCTGA
It includes:
- a CDS encoding threonine ammonia-lyase is translated as MASIEMIVAARARLRGHARRTPLLSSPFLNEIARRHVFVKAECLQHSGSFKFRGGWSAVSGLDPTVRAKGVIAFSSGNHAQGVALAAKLHGIPSVIIMPSDAPALKIDNTRAFGAEVVLYDRANGDRDAIGARFSAERGLTLIRPFDEPLVIAGQGTTGLEIAEQAEEEGVKSAEVLVPCGGGGLTSGIALALEASAPGFTVRPCEPKDFDDTTRSLSSGRIERNAAMTGTICDAIMTPEPGMITFPILQRLAGAGIVVTDDEALRAMALAFKRLKIVVEPGGAVALAAALFHGEALESDTVIAVTSGGNVEADIFAAALEKYG
- a CDS encoding LysR substrate-binding domain-containing protein, whose product is MRRMVFDLDVLRTFATGMELGNFAKAADRLGRSTSAVSAQLKKLEEQAGTPIFRKAGRGLALTEAGETMLAYTRRLLDLNDEAAVAVQNVELEGWVRLGLQEDFGENLLPDVLGRFARAHPKVRIEARVVRNAELLERVTTGKLDLALAWSDATLTAHCEKIGEVPMRWIGPAAGEPGWNAASREPLPLASLEAPCLLRTAATNALDRANIAWRLAFVSPSLGGLWAATAAGLGVTIRTPIGLPAKVRPLKPAELGLPELPSLGLVLHRSEADPDPATARLASILLRAVSEAISDFLPQRVSENA
- a CDS encoding DUF4865 family protein is translated as MIAMQYGFTLPADYDMTIIDRRIRDKGPMLDGFSNLGFKAYLSARKGEFGSRENLYAPFYLWRQPEGASDFLTGPGFEGLTQSFGWPKVRHWLVWNAEVADLRAAKFASCDILPIPAYAPLAEIRREEVTRSHAEAARRGVLASISAFEPSGWSLVRFTLFRDMPLISNGDQIYRVGHVSLP